A window from Streptomyces sp. NBC_00299 encodes these proteins:
- a CDS encoding adenosine deaminase — translation MPLPKAELHLHIEGTLEPELAFELAARNGVELPYLDTDEIRKAYQFEDLQSFLNLYYELMAVLRTERDFEDLANAYLARAAAQGVRHAEIFFDPQAHTKRGLELGTVVEGLWRALGSSEANHGVSTRLIMCFLRDDSAESAMDTLRATEPYLDRITGVGLDSAEVGHPPVKFREVYEAAAALGLRRVAHAGEEGPPAYITEALDVLGVERVDHGLRCMEDPALVERLVRERVPLTLCPLSNVRLRTVDVLADHPLPAMLDAGLHCTVNSDDPAYFGGYAGDNFDAVRQALGLTDERLRELARNSFLASFLEDDEALRARYLAEVEAYEFG, via the coding sequence ATGCCCCTCCCCAAAGCTGAACTGCACCTCCACATCGAAGGCACCCTCGAACCCGAGCTCGCCTTCGAACTGGCCGCGCGCAATGGCGTCGAGCTGCCGTACCTGGACACCGACGAGATCCGCAAGGCCTATCAGTTCGAGGACCTCCAGTCCTTTCTGAACCTGTACTACGAGCTCATGGCCGTCCTGCGCACCGAGCGGGACTTCGAGGACCTCGCGAACGCCTACCTCGCCCGGGCCGCCGCCCAGGGCGTGCGGCACGCGGAGATCTTCTTCGACCCGCAGGCGCACACCAAGCGGGGCCTGGAGCTGGGCACGGTCGTCGAGGGGCTGTGGCGGGCGCTGGGGAGCAGCGAGGCGAACCACGGGGTCTCCACCCGGTTGATCATGTGCTTCCTGCGTGACGACTCCGCCGAGTCGGCCATGGACACGCTCCGGGCCACCGAGCCGTACCTCGACCGGATCACCGGCGTGGGCCTCGACTCGGCCGAGGTCGGCCACCCGCCGGTGAAGTTCCGCGAGGTCTACGAGGCCGCCGCCGCGCTCGGTCTGCGGCGCGTCGCGCACGCCGGCGAGGAAGGCCCGCCCGCCTACATCACCGAGGCCCTCGACGTCCTCGGCGTGGAGCGCGTCGACCACGGGCTGCGGTGCATGGAGGACCCGGCGCTGGTCGAGCGGCTGGTGCGGGAGCGGGTGCCGCTGACGCTGTGTCCGCTGTCGAACGTACGGCTGCGCACCGTCGACGTCCTCGCCGACCACCCGCTGCCCGCCATGCTCGACGCCGGGCTCCACTGCACGGTCAACTCCGACGACCCGGCGTACTTCGGCGGCTACGCCGGCGACAACTTCGACGCCGTACGCCAGGCCCTCGGCCTCACCGACGAACGGCTCCGGGAACTCGCCCGCAACTCCTTCCTCGCCTCCTTCCTGGAGGACGACGAGGCGCTGCGGGCGCGCTACCTGGCCGAGGTCGAGGCCTACGAGTTCGGGTAG